The genomic DNA CGCGCTGCGGGCATCGACCCGGCAGCCGTCGACGTCGTGCTCAACACGCACCTGCACACCGATCACGTCGGCTGGAACACCCAATTGGTCGACGACGCTTGGGCCCCGACGTTCCCCAACGCCCGGTACCTGATGCCCGAGGCCGACTACCGATTCTTCGCGCCCGACAACCCCGAGACCACCGACGAGATGCGAACGGTGTTCGAGGACAGCGTCATTCCCGTGGCCGACCAGACCGAGCAGTTCTCCGGCGACTATCAGCTGAGCGACTCGGTGTGGTTGCGTCCGGCGCCCGGCCACACACCCGGCTCGTCGGTGTTGTGGCTCGATGCCGGTAAGCCGGCGGTATTCGTCGGCGACCTGACGCACTGCCCCATCCAGATTCCCCGGCCGGATGATCCGTGCGCGTTCGACGTCAACGGGGCCGAAGCGACCGTCACCCGCAAGCGGGTGTTCACCGAGGCATCCCGGCGGCGGGCGGCGGTGGTGCCGGCGCACTATGCCGGCCACGGCGGCGCAACCATCGTGGCGCGCGGCGACCGGTTCATGGTCGACGACTGGCTGGATCTGAGTCCGGCCTGAGCCGGCGGCAGCTCACATGCTGTCGATGGCGACGACACCGCGACGCACGGCGCCGATGGCCCGCTTGGCCGTGGCCCGCAGCTGCGGCGACGGCGCGGCGAGCCGCACCTGGTCCAGCAGGTCCAGCACCTGGCGACACCACCGCACGAAATCACCTGCGGGCAGCGCGTTTCCGTTGCCGTTGTCGGACATCAGCAGCGCCGCGGTCAGATCACCGTAGGTCGCCCAGCTGTACATCGCCGCGGCGAAACCGGCGTCGGGTTCCCGGCTGAACGGCAGCCGGTGCCGGCGCTCGTCGCCGCGGATGTCGGTCCACAGCCTGCGAGTCTTGGCCAGCGCCCGCCGTACCTCGTCGGTGACCTGCTCGGAGCCCGGCGGCACCGTCGGGCCGTCACCGCGGGATTCGAACAGCACCGCGGACACGACCGCGGCCAGCTCGGCCGGATTCAGGGTGTCCCACACGCCGCCGCGCAGGCACTCGGCGACCAGCAG from Mycolicibacterium phocaicum includes the following:
- a CDS encoding MBL fold metallo-hydrolase, whose product is MTDQIRLGNAILTRVAETQVQIPTTLWPSTPPEAWHAEAELLAPRFWNPETDLFRIAIQSWVLQVDGLTIVIDTGAGNDRHRPHMLPLDHLSTPFLDNMRAAGIDPAAVDVVLNTHLHTDHVGWNTQLVDDAWAPTFPNARYLMPEADYRFFAPDNPETTDEMRTVFEDSVIPVADQTEQFSGDYQLSDSVWLRPAPGHTPGSSVLWLDAGKPAVFVGDLTHCPIQIPRPDDPCAFDVNGAEATVTRKRVFTEASRRRAAVVPAHYAGHGGATIVARGDRFMVDDWLDLSPA